The Clostridium septicum genome contains a region encoding:
- a CDS encoding GNAT family N-acetyltransferase, with translation MGNVIYRELVREDYSRVKELIGDAFGFNNFIKDKGFLDLVLNIYLQDCILASSFSKVAEKDNKVIGFILGDSKKDKHRLRKSHNIISIAATSFKLIISNKENKKALKEFSKISDTYKEIIRGKKEKFQGCIQLFIVSKESRGLGVGKTLVNYLFNYMKSMEVKSLYLYTDTRCNYGFYDSQNFKRLIEKEIRFNSFNEKLNIFVYEYNF, from the coding sequence ATGGGTAACGTAATATATAGAGAATTGGTTAGAGAAGATTATAGTAGAGTTAAAGAGCTAATTGGAGATGCTTTTGGCTTTAATAATTTTATTAAAGATAAGGGGTTTTTAGATTTAGTTTTAAATATTTATTTGCAAGACTGCATTTTAGCAAGCTCATTTAGTAAGGTAGCTGAAAAAGATAATAAGGTTATTGGTTTTATTTTAGGTGATTCAAAAAAAGATAAACACCGTTTAAGAAAATCTCATAATATTATAAGTATTGCTGCTACTAGCTTCAAACTAATTATATCTAATAAAGAAAATAAAAAGGCACTTAAAGAATTCTCAAAAATCTCAGACACATATAAAGAGATTATTCGAGGTAAAAAAGAAAAATTTCAGGGTTGCATACAATTATTCATTGTATCTAAAGAATCTAGAGGTCTTGGAGTTGGAAAAACCTTAGTAAATTATTTATTTAATTATATGAAAAGCATGGAAGTAAAGTCTTTATATTTATATACAGATACTCGTTGCAATTATGGATTCTATGATAGCCAAAACTTTAAACGATTAATAGAAAAAGAGATTCGATTTAATTCTTTTAATGAAAAACTTAATATATTTGTTTATGAATATAACTTTTAA
- a CDS encoding N-6 DNA methylase, which translates to MARKIKILTNEGLKSDNQKIDRRKLGYYYTPKFVGEYIALRMTSFHIGNRVLDPCCGKEELLSVFISNKMDIDGMDIIKYKEKYNCNFYNDNFIDYYCNRKKSNKLELNYDYYIANPPYNCHEVDFIKKNKSVLKPYFNDVGVHNMYSMFISAIIDFAKPNSVIGLITHDSFLTAKYHESLRKKIIAECAIHEITMCPTDLFLNQDADVRTSIIILQKGKENQGKIIVNNRPKNTEELRKILKSNLNKKYEKKYLLKDIVLQDLKDNSEFIIECPDDIRRLFNGKRLGDFYKCITGISTGNDKVYLSRDKKDPYTIPFYKNPGKDKFYTNKNIYLHKNFLKFDKEIKNFIVRNKDFLYEPGIICSSMGVDFTACKFPKNSTFGVNTNIICTENDSWWLLAYLNCKLVTYIVRGILIRSNMITSGYVSRIPMIKFSVKEKEQLSYLAKEAYYGVLNKKDIKNITDEIDSIVNKAAKISSKTINFIGLFKDDLIRNT; encoded by the coding sequence ATGGCAAGAAAGATAAAAATACTTACTAATGAAGGTTTAAAATCTGATAACCAGAAAATAGATAGAAGAAAATTAGGATATTACTATACTCCAAAATTTGTTGGTGAGTATATTGCATTAAGAATGACTAGTTTTCATATTGGAAACAGAGTTCTTGATCCTTGCTGTGGAAAAGAAGAGTTATTGTCAGTCTTCATATCAAATAAGATGGATATAGATGGGATGGATATTATTAAATATAAAGAAAAATATAACTGTAATTTTTATAATGATAATTTTATTGATTATTATTGTAATAGAAAAAAGTCTAATAAACTAGAGTTAAATTATGATTATTATATAGCAAATCCTCCGTATAACTGTCATGAAGTTGATTTTATTAAAAAGAATAAAAGTGTTTTAAAGCCCTATTTTAATGATGTTGGAGTTCACAATATGTATAGTATGTTTATATCCGCCATTATAGACTTTGCTAAGCCTAATTCAGTAATTGGTCTAATTACACATGATTCATTTTTAACAGCTAAATATCATGAAAGTCTAAGAAAAAAGATAATAGCAGAGTGTGCTATACATGAAATAACTATGTGTCCTACAGACTTATTTTTAAATCAAGATGCAGATGTAAGAACCAGTATTATAATTTTACAAAAAGGAAAAGAAAATCAGGGGAAGATAATTGTAAATAATAGACCTAAAAACACGGAAGAACTAAGAAAAATATTAAAATCTAACCTTAACAAAAAATATGAAAAAAAATATTTATTGAAAGATATAGTATTACAGGATTTAAAGGATAATTCGGAATTTATTATAGAATGTCCTGATGATATAAGGAGACTATTTAATGGAAAAAGATTAGGAGATTTTTATAAGTGTATTACTGGAATTTCAACAGGAAATGATAAGGTATATTTATCGAGAGATAAAAAAGATCCATATACTATACCATTTTATAAAAATCCAGGTAAGGATAAATTTTATACAAATAAAAATATTTATTTGCATAAGAATTTTCTTAAATTTGATAAAGAAATAAAGAACTTTATAGTAAGAAATAAAGACTTTCTATATGAACCGGGGATAATATGTTCATCTATGGGGGTAGACTTTACTGCATGCAAATTTCCTAAAAATAGTACATTCGGAGTAAATACTAATATTATATGTACTGAAAATGACTCATGGTGGTTATTAGCATATTTAAATTGTAAACTAGTAACATATATAGTAAGGGGAATTCTAATTAGAAGTAATATGATAACATCCGGATATGTATCAAGAATACCTATGATTAAATTTTCAGTTAAGGAAAAAGAACAGCTAAGTTATCTTGCAAAAGAGGCTTATTATGGCGTTCTTAATAAAAAAGATATTAAAAATATAACAGATGAAATAGATAGTATAGTTAATAAAGCTGCAAAAATATCTAGTAAAACTATTAATTTTATAGGGTTATTTAAAGATGATTTAATAAGAAATACTTAG
- a CDS encoding zinc-ribbon domain-containing protein, giving the protein MTDKIIICKDCGSEFVFSVGEQEFYKEKGFDNEPTRCISCRRAKKEQNRR; this is encoded by the coding sequence ATGACAGATAAGATAATTATATGTAAAGATTGTGGAAGTGAATTCGTATTTTCAGTAGGAGAACAAGAATTCTACAAAGAAAAGGGATTCGATAATGAACCTACAAGATGCATATCTTGTAGAAGAGCTAAAAAAGAACAAAATAGAAGATAA
- a CDS encoding pentapeptide repeat-containing protein: protein MKKVAKIQKPKFIDDLEIINDIYEEIIIQEKIQNKLIENITIEDKNDIGLTIDSCVFKNVIFNNCAFKNVDLLDSKFENCDLSNIDFTGGLINRVEFINCKLVGARFDEASLKDVLFENVSAKYSNFSFARFKGINIVESNFQDSTFQEIKHEKMYLKYVDLTNAYFNKTSLSKINLTTCDISGIDIQIKDLEGAIVTPVQGLDLTRLMGLVIE, encoded by the coding sequence ATGAAGAAGGTAGCTAAAATACAAAAACCTAAATTTATAGATGATTTAGAAATTATAAATGATATTTATGAAGAAATAATTATCCAAGAAAAAATTCAAAATAAGCTTATAGAAAATATAACTATAGAAGATAAAAATGATATAGGATTAACCATAGATTCCTGTGTATTTAAAAATGTTATATTTAATAATTGTGCTTTCAAAAATGTTGATTTATTAGATTCAAAATTTGAGAATTGCGATTTATCTAATATTGATTTTACAGGAGGGTTAATAAATAGAGTAGAATTTATTAATTGCAAATTAGTAGGAGCAAGATTTGATGAGGCAAGCTTAAAAGATGTACTTTTTGAAAATGTATCAGCTAAGTATTCAAATTTTTCATTTGCAAGATTTAAAGGTATAAATATTGTAGAATCTAATTTTCAAGATAGTACATTTCAAGAAATTAAGCATGAAAAGATGTATTTAAAATATGTTGATTTAACTAATGCCTATTTTAATAAAACTTCCTTATCTAAGATTAATCTTACTACGTGTGATATAAGTGGAATTGATATACAAATAAAAGATTTAGAAGGTGCAATAGTTACACCTGTTCAGGGATTAGATTTAACGAGACTAATGGGATTAGTAATAGAATAA
- a CDS encoding HAD family hydrolase produces MRYLHVVFDIDGTLIDSEKAVLKSLQKTLLEVKGVNVNLSDLKFALGIPGRDALLKLNIGNLEQVENMWNEYYNDYLDDIKLFNGIREVIEELKSKSIKLGIITSKTRKEYETDFMRFELDDYFDVVICADDTLKHKPDGEPMEKYLKIANAKKEETIYIGDSIYDMQCAKNAEVDSILALWGREDLDTLKATYKLNSPKDILEIII; encoded by the coding sequence ATGAGATATTTACATGTAGTTTTTGATATTGATGGAACCTTGATAGATTCTGAAAAGGCAGTTTTAAAATCTTTGCAGAAAACTCTTTTAGAGGTAAAGGGAGTAAATGTGAACTTAAGTGACCTTAAGTTCGCTTTAGGAATACCAGGAAGAGATGCTTTATTAAAATTGAATATAGGTAATTTAGAGCAAGTAGAGAATATGTGGAATGAATATTATAATGACTATTTAGATGATATAAAGCTTTTTAATGGAATTAGAGAAGTAATAGAGGAGTTAAAATCTAAATCTATTAAGTTAGGAATTATAACTTCTAAAACTAGAAAGGAATATGAAACTGATTTTATGAGATTTGAATTAGATGATTATTTTGATGTGGTAATTTGTGCTGATGATACTCTTAAGCATAAGCCAGATGGTGAGCCAATGGAAAAGTACTTAAAAATAGCTAATGCTAAAAAAGAAGAAACAATATATATTGGGGATTCAATATATGATATGCAATGTGCCAAAAATGCTGAAGTTGATTCTATATTAGCGTTATGGGGGCGAGAAGATTTAGATACTTTAAAAGCAACATATAAATTAAATTCTCCTAAAGATATATTAGAAATTATAATTTAA
- a CDS encoding MerR family transcriptional regulator: MKNLFSIGEISKIKEITIKALRYYHKVGILIPRYIDEKSGYRYYSIDQFIYIDIIKGCRALGTSIAELQEIFKECNTDKLIEFLQLKRIEAKKNISKMEEIIKNIDRLNMEVEQSKNILNNDEMEISFFKKRYIIVVPCKEVGSLKELIYYSDLEKVIHERDIDVYMERGIIYNIESNGNVKPGYVFNTIKDDIKSKDDNYIKVLPEGRYLTLAYSKANEEIQREKLFNYIEKNKLKIRSFIEIDLFNDFFNIESYSCQIQVFIEDDELIK, encoded by the coding sequence GTGAAAAATCTATTTTCAATTGGTGAGATTTCTAAAATTAAAGAGATTACAATAAAGGCTTTAAGGTATTACCATAAGGTGGGGATTCTTATTCCAAGATATATAGATGAGAAAAGTGGATATAGATATTACTCTATAGATCAATTTATTTATATAGATATTATAAAAGGATGTAGAGCTTTAGGAACTAGTATAGCTGAGCTTCAAGAAATATTTAAAGAATGCAATACAGATAAGTTAATAGAATTTCTGCAATTAAAAAGAATAGAGGCGAAAAAAAATATAAGTAAAATGGAAGAAATAATAAAAAATATTGATAGATTGAATATGGAAGTAGAACAATCTAAAAATATATTAAACAATGATGAAATGGAAATTAGCTTCTTTAAGAAAAGATATATAATTGTAGTACCATGTAAAGAAGTTGGAAGCTTAAAAGAACTTATTTATTACTCAGATTTAGAGAAAGTGATTCATGAAAGAGATATAGATGTATATATGGAAAGGGGAATCATATATAATATTGAATCTAATGGAAATGTAAAACCAGGGTATGTTTTTAATACTATTAAAGATGATATTAAAAGTAAAGATGATAATTATATAAAGGTATTGCCTGAAGGTAGATATTTAACTTTAGCTTATAGTAAAGCAAATGAAGAAATACAAAGAGAAAAATTATTTAATTATATAGAGAAAAATAAGTTGAAGATTAGAAGTTTTATTGAAATAGATTTATTTAATGATTTTTTTAATATAGAATCCTATAGTTGTCAAATACAAGTATTTATAGAAGATGATGAATTAATAAAGTAA
- a CDS encoding exonuclease domain-containing protein, giving the protein MNFIAIDFETANEKRNSPCSIGIVVVKDSKVVERIHYLIRPKEMRFMPINIGIHGIRPSMVENELEFNHIWDKIKDYFNDSLVIAHNASFDISVLRNTLELYGLKLPCFEYICTMKLSRNFYYKLDNSKLNTVNKFLGYEFNHHDALADALACSNILLNISKELDTKDVGEISKLLGVTIGRVFTNGYTPSSTKGRVYKVSNKESLSKNEIEEFNIDAFKDEVIVFTGGLSSMTRDEATVLVRKLGGSVGSSVTKKTTCIVTNTKDINDLKREEMSNKLRRAVDLKDKGQKIKFLSEDEFLKKSILIKC; this is encoded by the coding sequence ATGAATTTTATAGCTATAGATTTTGAAACAGCTAATGAAAAAAGAAATAGCCCTTGTTCTATAGGGATTGTTGTAGTTAAAGATAGTAAAGTAGTAGAGAGAATTCATTATTTAATAAGGCCTAAAGAAATGAGATTTATGCCAATTAATATTGGAATTCACGGTATAAGACCGAGTATGGTGGAAAATGAATTAGAATTTAATCATATATGGGATAAAATTAAGGATTATTTTAATGATAGTTTAGTTATAGCTCATAATGCATCATTTGATATATCTGTATTAAGAAACACTTTAGAACTCTATGGGTTAAAATTACCTTGTTTTGAGTATATTTGCACAATGAAGCTGTCTAGAAATTTTTATTATAAGCTGGATAATTCTAAATTAAATACAGTAAATAAATTTTTAGGGTATGAGTTTAATCATCATGATGCATTAGCAGATGCATTAGCTTGTAGCAATATATTACTTAATATATCAAAAGAGTTAGATACAAAAGATGTTGGAGAAATATCAAAATTATTAGGGGTAACTATAGGTCGTGTTTTTACCAATGGATACACTCCATCTTCAACTAAGGGAAGAGTTTATAAAGTATCTAATAAGGAAAGTTTAAGTAAGAATGAAATAGAAGAGTTTAATATAGATGCTTTTAAAGATGAAGTTATTGTATTTACAGGGGGTTTATCATCTATGACAAGGGATGAAGCTACAGTATTAGTTAGAAAACTTGGTGGGAGTGTAGGTAGCTCGGTAACTAAAAAAACAACTTGTATAGTAACTAACACAAAAGATATAAATGATTTAAAGAGAGAAGAAATGAGCAATAAGCTTAGAAGAGCTGTTGATTTAAAAGATAAAGGACAGAAAATAAAATTTTTAAGTGAAGACGAATTCTTAAAAAAGTCAATATTAATTAAATGCTAA